The Lewinellaceae bacterium genome has a segment encoding these proteins:
- a CDS encoding NAD(P)(+) transhydrogenase (Re/Si-specific) subunit beta: MAYDFFINLGYLVGAVGFVWGLRLLSSPDTARRGNILAGIGMGLAILSAMLAPMAGASNNYGWILGGMVVGGIIGAFAAKKVKMTDMPQMVSVFNGLGGACAVLLASVELMLVYKGGNSISSGPLAILLSTILIGGVTFTGSMLAYAKLQGLLGDNKLLLPMHSMVNNVLLLIILAFGIYMFTLGGTAGVTLGIIFLLLSLIYGASFVIPIGGADMPVVISLLNSFSGISAAAAGLIYGNNIMLVGGILVGASGTILTVLMCEAMNRSLLNVLIGGFGGGGASSKGADGEQVAKEVSLSDAAIQLFYSQSVVIVPGYGLAVAQAQKVCKEVEDLLTANGVEVRYGIHPVAGRMPGHMNVLLAEADVPYDKLLDLEATNSALKTADFAIIVGANDVVNPAALDDPGSPIYGMPVLEVWNAKHVIVLKRSMSAGYAGIQNPLFFHDKNRMLFGDAKATLSKLANELKDM, encoded by the coding sequence TCGTCTCCTGAGTTCTCCTGACACAGCAAGAAGGGGAAACATCCTGGCAGGAATAGGTATGGGACTGGCAATTTTGTCCGCCATGCTGGCTCCTATGGCCGGTGCAAGCAATAACTACGGATGGATTCTCGGCGGTATGGTCGTTGGGGGCATCATCGGAGCTTTTGCTGCCAAAAAAGTAAAAATGACGGATATGCCTCAAATGGTTTCCGTTTTTAACGGCCTTGGTGGAGCTTGTGCCGTATTACTCGCCTCCGTAGAATTAATGCTGGTGTATAAAGGCGGCAATTCGATAAGCAGCGGCCCCCTGGCTATCCTGCTTAGTACTATTTTAATCGGGGGCGTGACCTTTACCGGTAGTATGCTGGCTTATGCCAAATTACAGGGCCTGTTGGGAGACAATAAACTATTATTGCCAATGCACAGCATGGTCAACAATGTTCTGCTTCTTATCATTTTGGCTTTTGGAATTTACATGTTCACCTTGGGCGGAACTGCAGGAGTCACCTTAGGAATCATCTTTCTATTGTTGTCTTTAATTTATGGTGCATCCTTTGTTATCCCAATCGGGGGGGCGGATATGCCGGTAGTTATCTCCCTGTTGAATTCCTTTTCAGGGATTTCAGCCGCCGCCGCGGGTTTAATTTATGGAAACAATATCATGCTCGTCGGGGGGATCCTTGTGGGGGCATCAGGAACCATTCTTACGGTTTTAATGTGTGAAGCGATGAACCGTTCTCTGCTCAATGTACTGATCGGTGGTTTTGGAGGTGGAGGGGCCAGTTCCAAAGGGGCTGACGGAGAACAGGTTGCCAAAGAAGTTTCCCTTTCCGATGCTGCCATCCAATTATTCTATTCCCAATCCGTGGTGATTGTTCCGGGATACGGACTTGCCGTAGCTCAGGCGCAGAAAGTATGTAAAGAAGTGGAAGATCTGTTAACCGCCAACGGCGTGGAAGTAAGATACGGGATTCACCCCGTTGCCGGACGTATGCCAGGCCACATGAACGTATTGCTGGCCGAAGCTGATGTTCCTTACGACAAACTGCTCGACCTCGAGGCTACTAACTCCGCCTTGAAGACCGCTGATTTTGCAATTATTGTCGGTGCGAACGATGTAGTCAACCCTGCAGCACTCGACGACCCGGGAAGTCCTATTTACGGTATGCCTGTACTCGAAGTTTGGAACGCCAAACACGTTATCGTGCTCAAACGTAGTATGAGTGCCGGTTATGCAGGTATTCAGAATCCATTGTTCTTCCACGACAAAAACAGAATGCTCTTTGGAGATGCGAAGGCAACACTGTCTAAATTAGCCAATGAGTTAAAAGACATGTAA
- the ypdA gene encoding YpdA family putative bacillithiol disulfide reductase, with amino-acid sequence MDPKIYDLIIIGAGPIGLACAIEAKKAGLTYTIIEKGCLVNAMYNYPKNMTFFSTSELLEIGNVPFVSHGHKPTRSEALEYYRRVADHWNLKLNLYEEVIRVTRQDGGFDIETIKNKHKTKNIIVATGFYGLPNLMGIEGENLPKVLHYYDEPHPYYRQKIVVVGGANSAVDVALETFRKGAEVTMIIREDTIGKRVKYWVKPDIENRIKEGSIKAYFNSKLKRITPGTVEIETPEGLKVIENDFVLAMTGYVPDFSFLQSLGIECYNDDRKPAHHPETFETNIKNIYLAGVVCGGMNTNSLFIENSRYHAVNIIRNIVENQ; translated from the coding sequence ATGGATCCGAAAATATATGACCTGATTATTATTGGTGCCGGCCCTATAGGACTGGCTTGCGCAATAGAAGCAAAAAAAGCAGGGCTGACCTACACCATCATTGAAAAAGGATGCCTGGTCAATGCGATGTATAATTACCCTAAAAACATGACCTTTTTTTCCACCTCAGAACTGTTGGAAATCGGAAATGTACCTTTTGTTTCTCATGGTCATAAACCTACCCGTTCGGAAGCCTTAGAGTATTACAGGCGGGTGGCTGACCACTGGAACCTTAAATTGAATCTTTATGAAGAAGTAATTAGGGTGACCAGGCAAGACGGTGGTTTTGACATAGAGACCATAAAAAATAAGCATAAAACTAAAAATATCATTGTAGCCACCGGATTTTACGGGCTGCCGAATCTTATGGGGATTGAAGGGGAGAATCTTCCCAAAGTGCTCCATTACTACGATGAACCCCACCCCTACTACCGGCAGAAAATTGTCGTAGTGGGTGGCGCCAATTCGGCAGTGGACGTGGCATTGGAGACTTTTCGTAAAGGGGCCGAAGTCACCATGATCATCAGGGAAGACACCATTGGAAAAAGAGTAAAATATTGGGTTAAACCAGATATTGAGAACAGGATAAAAGAAGGGAGTATTAAAGCCTATTTCAATTCAAAGCTAAAAAGGATAACTCCCGGAACGGTAGAAATTGAAACCCCCGAAGGGCTGAAAGTAATAGAAAATGACTTCGTTCTTGCGATGACCGGATATGTTCCCGATTTTTCATTTTTACAATCCCTTGGAATTGAATGCTACAATGACGACAGAAAGCCGGCCCACCATCCGGAGACTTTTGAAACCAACATTAAAAATATTTATTTGGCAGGGGTTGTTTGCGGCGGAATGAATACCAATTCATTATTCATTGAGAACTCCCGCTACCATGCGGTCAACATTATTAGAAATATTGTTGAAAACCAATAA
- a CDS encoding FecR domain-containing protein: MSTKKNKHLQNWIDHSPEISSKDVEALWNLSGGYKSGYQPDVEGGLSSLKSRMHKPEKTSKVVSITSSRRYFLRAAAAIALILTVAIGWKTIFQDHSLSDITAFNEQKDIFLQDGTIVTLNQNSQLDYPESFDGKTRVVKLTGEAYFKVAHNPAQPFVIETQESRVQVLGTSFNLRAYPGENFTEVEVETGKVEFKPKGSSKSIQLTAREKGIYNHGQKLEKRPAPFTNAQAWRTGELVFKELPLIEAVSLIQRKFKVEIELPVELNQCTFTSNFDAQTSIEEVFEAIKKILPVEIMEKSTGRYLISGKACR; this comes from the coding sequence ATGAGTACGAAAAAAAATAAGCATTTGCAAAACTGGATAGACCATTCCCCCGAAATTTCATCAAAGGATGTGGAAGCCCTTTGGAACCTTAGCGGGGGGTATAAATCAGGATACCAACCTGATGTGGAAGGCGGTCTTTCCAGCTTAAAAAGCAGGATGCATAAACCCGAAAAAACGTCAAAAGTAGTTTCTATCACCTCCTCTCGCCGTTACTTTTTGCGGGCAGCCGCTGCCATCGCTTTGATTTTGACGGTGGCTATTGGCTGGAAGACGATTTTTCAGGATCATTCCCTTTCTGATATTACAGCTTTTAATGAGCAAAAAGACATTTTCCTGCAGGATGGGACTATCGTAACCCTGAATCAAAACAGTCAACTTGACTATCCGGAATCATTTGATGGAAAAACGCGGGTGGTTAAACTTACCGGAGAGGCCTATTTTAAAGTGGCTCACAACCCGGCTCAGCCTTTTGTTATTGAAACACAGGAATCCAGGGTTCAGGTTTTGGGCACCTCCTTTAATCTTAGAGCTTATCCCGGTGAAAATTTTACAGAGGTGGAAGTTGAAACAGGAAAGGTGGAGTTCAAGCCTAAGGGGAGTAGTAAAAGTATCCAGCTTACTGCCAGGGAAAAAGGGATTTATAACCACGGTCAAAAACTGGAAAAACGCCCGGCGCCCTTTACGAATGCCCAGGCATGGCGCACGGGAGAATTGGTTTTTAAAGAATTGCCCCTGATAGAGGCAGTATCCTTGATCCAAAGAAAATTCAAAGTTGAGATTGAGTTGCCTGTTGAACTGAACCAGTGTACTTTTACCTCTAACTTTGATGCTCAAACCAGCATTGAAGAAGTTTTTGAGGCCATTAAAAAAATTCTCCCGGTTGAGATCATGGAAAAATCAACAGGAAGGTACTTAATTTCCGGAAAGGCCTGTCGGTAA
- a CDS encoding RNA polymerase sigma-70 factor, with protein MTDAELLDLLHRDGEKAVEILFREHYDSLCRAVYRVLPKAEVVEDLVQDVFFELWRKHESLQINTSIKAYLRRAAVNKTLNYIRDQRLKTVDVEKSPDLHSKFTEAPENLEASEMQERIDLAIDELPEKCRMVFVLSRFEEKSYKEIAEDLDISVKTVENQISKALKILRTALDSFMVLALFVGHIPFF; from the coding sequence TTGACTGACGCGGAATTATTAGACTTATTACACCGTGATGGAGAAAAGGCGGTAGAGATTCTTTTCAGAGAGCATTACGATTCCTTGTGTCGTGCGGTTTACCGTGTATTGCCAAAAGCGGAGGTCGTGGAAGATCTTGTACAGGATGTCTTTTTTGAATTATGGCGCAAACATGAAAGCCTTCAGATCAACACATCGATTAAAGCCTACCTCAGGCGTGCTGCGGTCAATAAAACCCTCAATTATATTCGGGATCAGCGTCTGAAAACCGTGGATGTGGAAAAGAGTCCTGATTTGCATAGTAAATTTACCGAGGCACCGGAAAACCTTGAAGCCAGCGAAATGCAGGAAAGAATTGACCTGGCGATTGATGAATTACCCGAAAAATGTAGAATGGTTTTTGTGTTGAGCCGCTTCGAAGAAAAATCCTACAAAGAAATTGCAGAAGATCTTGATATTTCTGTTAAAACTGTCGAAAACCAAATTTCCAAGGCACTAAAAATATTGCGCACGGCCCTTGATTCCTTTATGGTTTTGGCTTTATTTGTCGGCCATATTCCGTTTTTTTAA